AGCCGGATTTACGGAAAAGTGTGGAAGCGTTGGGCTCCCGACGTGATCATCGACGACCACGGCGTTCCTTCGCACGAGTGGGTACAGCCGTTCAGCGGCTACAACAGCCCGCCCCGGTTTCCCGTCTCGTACTGGCTGCCGAATGCCTTGATCTATACCATCGTCCTGACGCTGGACGATACGCATTATCCGCTTCACGCCGGCATCCGGGAATCGGTTCTGAGCATGCTTGCCGGAAGCATGAAGGCAATCGACGGCATCCGGAGCGGTAACGAATATTGGCTCGAGCGCAACCGGAAATGGGGAAACCGGTGGCTGCCGGAACGATTTCCGCTCGAAATCGAGGACGGTCTGATCACATACAGGCTGAAGGGCAGCCCGGGCCCGGACAGCTGCAATCCGGGCGAACGGTACTCGTCTCTCGTCAGTCTCGACCTCATTACGGAGGCGGCAGACGAGACGGCGGACGGCGCATACTTGGAAGAGTGCGCCCGCGCGCACTACGAGCTGGATCTAGCGGTCGTTCGGTGGCTTGCCGCTTTTCGCCAGCCGGTACACCGGAAGCGGACGGCGGCCGGATCCGGCACGGTCGTAAGCTTGAGCCGTCCGCGGCCAATACAAATGTGACCCATGGAGGTGAGCGGGATGGCCCGAATCTTGGAGGTCACTCAGCTGACGACCAGCTTTAAAAAGGATAACGGACGCTACCCCGTCGTGGACGGGCTTCACCTGCATGTCGAAGAGGGAGAAACCTTGGGCATTGTCGGCGAGTCCGGCTGCGGCAAGAGCGTCACGTCGCTTTCGATTATGAGGCTCGTCGCCCCTCCCGGACAAATCGGGCGGGAAAGCCAAATTTTGTTTAAAGGCACGGATTTGAACCGGCTATCGGAGCGTGAAATGCGCGGCATTCGCGGTAATGAGATGGCGATGATTTTCCAGGAACCGATGACCTCCCTGAATCCGGTTCATACGATCGGCATGCAAATCGGGGAAGCGCTGAAGATCCACCTGAGGCTGGGTCGGGCGGAAGCGCGAAGGCGGGCGGTCGACTTGCTGACCCAGGTTGGGATTCCGCGGGCGGAGCAGGTGGCCGATGCTTATCCGCACCATTTGTCCGGCGGTATGAGACAGCGCGTCATGATTGCCATCGCTATGTCCTGCTCGCCCAAGCTGCTCATTGCGGACGAACCGACCACTGCGCTGGATGTCACGATTCAGGCGCAAATTCTCGATTTAATGAAACGGCTCCAGGCGGAAACCCGCATGTCCGTCCTCATGATTACCCATGATCTCGGGGTCGTTGCCGAAACTTGCGACCGGATCATGGTCATGTATGCGGGAAAGGTGGTGGAAGAAGGGCCGGTCCGGTCCATCTTCGATCAGCCTTCGCATCCTTATACGAAGGGGCTTCTGGCATCCGTGCCCGCATTGGACGCCAGGAAGCAGCGCTTGTACTCGATTCCGGGCAGCGTCCCCGGCTTTCACGAAATGCCGGCGGGCTGCCGGTTCGCGCCGCGCTGCGCGGAGGCGATCGACATTTGCCGGATAAAGGAGCCGGAATTGGAGATGATCGGGACGAAGCATTCGTGCCGCTGCTTTGTTGCTCAGGAGGGGGGCGTGCCGGCATGAGCGGAACGCATCTGCTGAAGGTATCGGGTTTAACGAAGCATTTTCCCGGAGAAAGCGATCTGTTCGGCCGGCCGACCGGGTACGTCAGAGCTGTCGACGGCGTCGATTTCGCCGTTCGATCCGGCAGCACGCTCGGCATTGTCGGGGAAAGCGGGTGCGGCAAATCGACGACCGGCCGGGCGATCCTGCGGCTCATCGAACCGACCTCCGGAGAAATCGAATTCGACGGCATCCATTTGACGAAGCTTTCGAGCAAGGACATGCGCAGGATGAGACGGCACATGGCGATCGTCTTCCAAGACCCGTTCGCCTCGCTCAATCCGAGAATGACGATCCGGGAAACGCTGGCCGAGCCGCTTGAGATTTTCAACGTCGGTACGCCCAAGGAACGCATGAAGCAGATCGAAGAGCTGCTCGAAATCGTCGGGATGAACCGAAGCCACCTGAAACGGTACCCGCACGAATTCAGCGGCGGGCAGCGGCAGCGGATCGGCATCGCCCGCGCGCTCGCCACGAAGCCGAAGCTTGTCGTGGCGGATGAGCCCGTGTCCGCGCTGGACGTATCCATCCAATCTCAGGTGCTGAACCTGATGCAGGAGCTGCAGCGGTCGTTCGGGCTGACCTATCTGTTCATCTCGCACGACCTGAGCGTAGTGCGTCATATTAGCGACCGGGTCGGAGTGATGTATTTGGGACGGATGATGGAGCTTGCCGACAAGGACGATTTGTACGAGGAGCCGCTGCATCCCTACACGCAGGCGCTGCTGTCGGCCGTGCCGAGGCAGCACCCCGACCAGGTGCGGGAACGGATCATTTTGCAGGGCGATCTGCCGAGCCCGGCGAGCCCTCCTTCTGGCTGCGCTTTTCATCCGCGCTGCAGGGAATGCATGGATATTTGCAGGACGCAGGTCCCGGAATGGAAGGAAGCGAAGCCGAACCATTTTACGGCCTGTCATTTATATGCGTAACGAATAAGAGCCTCCGGCTTCAGGAAAAAGGCTGTTCCCTTCAATTCGGGGATCAGCCTATTTGCGAGCGGCATCGCGCCGCTATGGAAAAAGGCGGTTCGCGGCGGCGCGCAGCTTGTGCGCGTCTGCCGGCGAACCGCCTTTTTATATAAACGAAAGAAATAAATGCTATTTCAGCCGCAGCAGCATCGTCCACAGGTCAGGCGTCTCGTAACCGAGCTTCCATACCGCAACTCCTGCCCAATCGTATTTCTTGATAAGGTCGATGCGCGCCTTCACCGTTTCCGGCGTTTCCGCCCAGAAGACGTGCGTATGGCCATCCTCGGCGTAGGTGTATTTCTTCTGCTTGGATTTCGGATCGTAGACGACGTCGGCCTGCTCCCGGGCGATTACCTCCGGCACGTCCGACATCGCGATCGCCCGGCTGGCAATCGGCTTACCCGCTGCGTCCAGCGTGAAGTCCCGGACGTAAAAAGGAATGCCGAGCATCAGCTTGTTTCGCGGTACCCCGTAAGCGATATAATTTTTGATGCCCTGCTCGGCCCAGGGCAGCTCGCTCACCGACCCGGCTTCGTCGCTGCCGCTCCAGTGCTGGTCGTAAGCCATCACAACGACGCGGTCGACGATCCCGCCCAGAATCCGCTGATCGTATGCGGTGAATTTGTCCCAGCTGA
This genomic window from Paenibacillus humicola contains:
- a CDS encoding ABC transporter ATP-binding protein, translated to MARILEVTQLTTSFKKDNGRYPVVDGLHLHVEEGETLGIVGESGCGKSVTSLSIMRLVAPPGQIGRESQILFKGTDLNRLSEREMRGIRGNEMAMIFQEPMTSLNPVHTIGMQIGEALKIHLRLGRAEARRRAVDLLTQVGIPRAEQVADAYPHHLSGGMRQRVMIAIAMSCSPKLLIADEPTTALDVTIQAQILDLMKRLQAETRMSVLMITHDLGVVAETCDRIMVMYAGKVVEEGPVRSIFDQPSHPYTKGLLASVPALDARKQRLYSIPGSVPGFHEMPAGCRFAPRCAEAIDICRIKEPELEMIGTKHSCRCFVAQEGGVPA
- a CDS encoding ABC transporter ATP-binding protein, translated to MSGTHLLKVSGLTKHFPGESDLFGRPTGYVRAVDGVDFAVRSGSTLGIVGESGCGKSTTGRAILRLIEPTSGEIEFDGIHLTKLSSKDMRRMRRHMAIVFQDPFASLNPRMTIRETLAEPLEIFNVGTPKERMKQIEELLEIVGMNRSHLKRYPHEFSGGQRQRIGIARALATKPKLVVADEPVSALDVSIQSQVLNLMQELQRSFGLTYLFISHDLSVVRHISDRVGVMYLGRMMELADKDDLYEEPLHPYTQALLSAVPRQHPDQVRERIILQGDLPSPASPPSGCAFHPRCRECMDICRTQVPEWKEAKPNHFTACHLYA